A window from Methanobrevibacter ruminantium encodes these proteins:
- a CDS encoding DUF362 domain-containing protein, with amino-acid sequence MDDKDRRKGYYEDVTTFLVGHTFHTRFFLSRMTRRSRIFKKIIDKILFEDDEVYVLPNKNAVNKTITTNIEVNQSFQKDDSEFVPSQIIKEVIKEAEDIVIMHKCLCRTSANCEDYPQDFGCIFIGPASRKIASKYGRSATVEEALAHVDKADELGLSHVIGRNKIDGVWMNVRPKEKLLTICHCCPCCCLWKVLPDLDDDISNKVMRLEDVEVHTVSYNCKMCRKCLDDDVCFGNAIYIEDGKISIDQDKCVGCGHCVQTCKFDAIELNYSQKSIDSVLNRIGELVDYKK; translated from the coding sequence ATGGACGATAAAGACAGAAGAAAAGGATATTATGAAGATGTAACTACATTTTTAGTTGGGCACACATTCCATACACGATTTTTCCTTTCTAGAATGACAAGAAGATCAAGGATATTTAAAAAAATCATTGATAAAATCCTTTTCGAAGATGATGAAGTTTATGTCCTTCCAAACAAAAATGCCGTCAATAAGACCATCACTACAAACATTGAAGTCAACCAAAGCTTCCAAAAAGATGACTCTGAATTTGTGCCGAGCCAAATAATCAAGGAAGTTATAAAAGAAGCTGAAGATATTGTCATTATGCACAAATGCCTTTGCAGAACTTCTGCAAATTGTGAGGATTACCCTCAAGACTTCGGTTGTATTTTCATTGGCCCTGCAAGCAGGAAAATAGCTTCAAAATACGGTAGAAGCGCAACTGTTGAAGAGGCCTTAGCACATGTTGACAAGGCAGATGAATTAGGATTAAGCCATGTTATCGGTAGAAACAAAATAGATGGCGTTTGGATGAATGTAAGGCCAAAGGAAAAACTCTTGACAATTTGCCATTGCTGCCCTTGCTGTTGCCTATGGAAAGTTCTTCCAGACTTGGATGATGACATCAGCAATAAGGTGATGAGGCTTGAAGACGTTGAAGTGCATACAGTAAGCTATAACTGTAAGATGTGCAGAAAATGTTTAGATGATGACGTTTGCTTTGGAAATGCAATCTATATTGAAGATGGAAAAATAAGCATTGATCAAGACAAATGTGTTGGTTGTGGGCACTGTGTTCAAACATGCAAGTTCGATGCTATTGAATTGAATTACAGCCAAAAATCTATTGATTCTGTATTAAATAGAATTGGAGAATTAGTTGATTATAAAAAATAA
- a CDS encoding 2TM domain-containing protein: MSESELYSRAEKRVDEKMGFYHHLYSFIAVNIILIIINVLFSRGEWWFYWVTLFWGIGLVSHYLKTFVFFEKFDEKYRDQMIEKEMEKMRK; the protein is encoded by the coding sequence ATGTCTGAAAGTGAATTATATAGTAGAGCAGAAAAAAGAGTGGATGAAAAAATGGGATTTTATCACCATTTATACAGTTTCATTGCAGTAAACATAATTCTTATCATTATAAATGTCTTGTTTTCTCGTGGTGAATGGTGGTTTTATTGGGTAACCCTTTTCTGGGGAATCGGTTTAGTATCCCATTATCTTAAAACCTTTGTTTTCTTTGAGAAATTTGATGAAAAATACAGAGATCAAATGATAGAAAAGGAAATGGAAAAGATGAGAAAATAA
- the iorA gene encoding indolepyruvate ferredoxin oxidoreductase subunit alpha, giving the protein MAYDQLVTSEKGDKLFLLGNEAAVRGAIEAGVSVAATYPGTPSSEIGNILSVVAKNAEMYFEFSANEKVAMEVAATAAASGLRSFTFMKHVGLNVAADSFMTTAYSGVKGGMIILVADDPSLFSSQNEQDTRNYSRLSSIPILEPSSPQEIKDMMVYGFDLSEQFGIPVILRTSTRVSHMRGIVECGEIEKPKSTTKETESDGHWLRGYFVKNPREFVPVPANALAMHERLAEKMGRMEETANESPVNEVYSFENGSLQGKYGIISSGGAFNYAYDVVSQENLGMDILKIALSYPTPKDLIYDFCKNLEGIFIVEEVDPVLERDVLAVLGENNLDCPVYGKFDGTFPMVHEYNPDIVKESINKVVSDLADDAEFKEEYKSENGKELDGDLIEIVDKMEFTDGLNDLIENIPTRAPTLCAGCSHRSAYYAAVKAYEELGYAKEDMIFASDIGCYTLGISPPYETADYLLAMGSSVGDGCGFSIATNQHVMSFIGDSTFFHSGLSPLVNAVHNKNKFVLTILDNRITAMTGGQPNPGIPVDGMGDEAPAVSIEDIVEAIGVKFLKIVNPHNIKKTVDIYKEALEYDGVAVVIARYPCTLIKGQKKKAPMVIKDNCVKCLTCVNTLACPAISYLNDNVVVDEALCKSCTVCIQVCPNKAIGVKKGD; this is encoded by the coding sequence ATGGCTTATGATCAATTAGTAACTAGTGAAAAAGGAGATAAGCTTTTCCTTTTAGGTAATGAAGCTGCTGTTAGAGGAGCTATTGAAGCTGGCGTATCAGTTGCAGCAACTTACCCTGGGACTCCTTCTTCAGAAATAGGAAATATTTTATCTGTTGTTGCTAAAAATGCAGAAATGTACTTTGAATTTTCTGCAAATGAAAAAGTGGCTATGGAAGTGGCAGCTACTGCAGCTGCAAGTGGCCTTAGATCATTTACTTTCATGAAGCATGTAGGATTGAATGTAGCTGCTGACTCATTCATGACAACTGCTTACTCTGGTGTTAAGGGAGGAATGATTATCCTTGTAGCGGATGACCCTTCACTTTTCTCTTCACAGAATGAACAGGATACAAGAAACTATTCAAGGCTTTCTTCCATTCCGATTTTAGAACCATCTTCCCCTCAGGAAATTAAGGACATGATGGTTTATGGATTTGACTTGTCTGAACAGTTTGGAATTCCAGTGATTCTCAGAACAAGCACTCGTGTATCTCATATGAGAGGAATTGTGGAATGCGGTGAGATTGAAAAACCTAAATCCACAACCAAGGAAACTGAATCTGATGGACATTGGTTAAGAGGATATTTCGTTAAAAATCCAAGGGAATTTGTTCCTGTTCCTGCAAATGCTCTTGCAATGCATGAAAGACTTGCAGAAAAAATGGGAAGAATGGAAGAGACAGCTAATGAAAGTCCAGTTAATGAGGTTTATTCTTTTGAAAATGGATCACTTCAAGGTAAATATGGTATTATTTCATCTGGAGGTGCTTTCAACTATGCTTATGATGTAGTTTCCCAAGAGAATTTAGGTATGGATATACTTAAAATAGCATTGTCTTATCCTACTCCAAAAGATTTGATTTATGACTTCTGCAAAAACTTGGAAGGAATCTTTATTGTAGAGGAAGTTGATCCTGTACTTGAAAGGGATGTCCTTGCTGTTCTTGGTGAGAATAATTTGGATTGTCCTGTTTACGGCAAGTTCGATGGAACTTTCCCAATGGTTCATGAATACAATCCAGACATTGTAAAGGAATCCATCAATAAGGTTGTTTCTGATTTGGCTGATGATGCTGAGTTTAAGGAAGAGTACAAATCAGAAAATGGCAAAGAGCTTGACGGAGATTTAATAGAAATCGTAGACAAGATGGAATTTACTGATGGTTTGAATGATTTGATTGAAAACATTCCAACAAGAGCTCCAACATTATGTGCGGGCTGTTCCCATAGGTCTGCTTATTATGCTGCTGTAAAGGCTTATGAAGAACTTGGCTATGCTAAAGAGGATATGATATTCGCTTCTGACATTGGATGTTACACTTTAGGAATATCCCCTCCATATGAAACTGCAGACTACTTGCTTGCAATGGGGTCATCTGTAGGTGACGGTTGCGGTTTCTCAATTGCAACCAATCAGCATGTTATGAGTTTCATTGGAGATTCAACATTCTTCCACAGCGGATTATCTCCTCTTGTTAATGCAGTTCACAATAAGAACAAGTTTGTGCTTACAATTTTAGATAACAGAATCACTGCAATGACAGGAGGTCAGCCAAACCCCGGTATTCCAGTTGATGGAATGGGAGATGAAGCTCCAGCTGTTTCCATTGAAGATATTGTAGAGGCAATTGGAGTCAAGTTCCTTAAGATTGTAAATCCACATAACATAAAGAAGACTGTTGACATTTACAAGGAAGCTCTTGAATACGATGGTGTTGCTGTTGTAATTGCAAGATACCCATGTACATTAATCAAGGGACAAAAGAAAAAGGCGCCTATGGTAATCAAGGACAATTGTGTCAAATGTCTTACTTGTGTAAATACTCTTGCATGTCCTGCAATCTCTTATCTAAACGATAATGTAGTTGTTGATGAGGCACTTTGTAAATCATGTACAGTTTGTATACAAGTTTGTCCAAATAAAGCTATTGGAGTAAAGAAAGGTGATTAA
- a CDS encoding indolepyruvate oxidoreductase subunit beta translates to MDNNDNNNYSIYISGVGGQGIIKTSVIIGEAAMLEGYDVVMSEIHGMSQRGGSVSTELKMGNFKSSIVEESKADLILAFEPIEVLRGLNKANKDTTLIFNTFPIVPSTLTQTGETYPELDDIVKNLKDNFDSVYPIEGNGLAIDAGSILSLNMVLLGACVANDDFPLSKETVETAMKNNLAPKFHDMNLKAIENGYNAIKDKLL, encoded by the coding sequence ATGGATAATAATGATAATAACAATTACAGTATTTACATTTCCGGTGTAGGCGGTCAAGGAATTATTAAGACATCTGTAATCATTGGTGAAGCTGCAATGCTTGAAGGTTATGATGTTGTGATGAGTGAGATTCATGGTATGAGCCAAAGGGGAGGATCTGTGTCAACTGAACTTAAGATGGGAAATTTCAAATCCTCAATTGTAGAGGAATCCAAGGCAGACTTGATTCTTGCATTTGAACCTATTGAAGTCTTAAGGGGATTGAATAAGGCAAACAAGGACACAACTTTAATCTTTAATACTTTCCCTATTGTGCCTTCAACCTTAACTCAAACTGGAGAGACCTATCCTGAACTTGATGATATTGTAAAGAATCTTAAGGATAATTTTGATTCAGTTTATCCAATTGAAGGAAATGGGCTTGCAATAGATGCTGGAAGCATCTTATCATTGAATATGGTGCTTTTAGGTGCATGTGTTGCAAATGATGATTTCCCACTTTCAAAGGAAACCGTCGAAACTGCAATGAAAAACAATTTAGCTCCTAAATTCCATGATATGAATTTAAAAGCTATTGAAAATGGTTATAATGCAATTAAAGACAAGCTTTTATAG
- a CDS encoding DUF3021 domain-containing protein, which produces MKLNLIERLSMGAFVGCFVVMLVMVLGSYIAGPRNVSFSGLEIINAFFGSIVVGWAFSLSGLIYDKEEVPSSLQVIFQMVIGMGVLFAVAVYLKWMPISLGIGPIITWIVIACIFAALFWAGFFVYYSLQARDINKKLELSNR; this is translated from the coding sequence ATGAAATTGAATTTAATAGAAAGATTATCAATGGGAGCGTTTGTAGGATGCTTCGTTGTAATGCTTGTAATGGTATTGGGGTCTTATATTGCAGGTCCTCGTAATGTATCATTCAGCGGTTTGGAAATAATAAATGCATTCTTTGGATCCATAGTGGTTGGATGGGCATTTTCCTTAAGCGGATTGATTTATGATAAGGAAGAGGTTCCATCTTCACTTCAAGTCATATTTCAGATGGTAATTGGTATGGGTGTATTGTTTGCTGTGGCGGTTTACTTGAAATGGATGCCAATCAGCTTAGGAATCGGTCCAATAATTACTTGGATTGTAATAGCATGCATCTTTGCTGCATTATTCTGGGCAGGATTTTTTGTCTATTACTCTCTTCAAGCAAGAGATATAAATAAAAAATTGGAATTATCCAATAGATAG
- a CDS encoding LytTR family DNA-binding domain-containing protein produces the protein MKVNLFVSKDLEEPYAEIYTDALTDNIQKAMVLLENEEEYEEEGIGDNSILAVKKGQDIVLLDFEDIFMIRVEEKQAKAYTEDKDYLVKRPLYQIEENLDSNFVRVSKTTLVNLRKIKRVAPSLRGMMFIELKNGLKDNISRKYLSDFKEALNL, from the coding sequence ATGAAAGTGAATTTGTTTGTTTCAAAAGACCTTGAGGAGCCTTATGCAGAAATCTATACAGATGCATTGACTGACAATATTCAAAAGGCAATGGTTCTTTTGGAAAATGAAGAGGAATACGAAGAGGAAGGAATTGGTGACAATTCAATATTGGCTGTTAAGAAGGGACAGGATATTGTTCTTTTGGACTTTGAAGACATCTTCATGATCAGAGTTGAGGAAAAGCAGGCCAAGGCCTATACAGAGGATAAGGATTATTTGGTCAAAAGGCCTCTCTATCAGATTGAAGAGAATCTTGACTCTAATTTCGTAAGGGTTTCAAAGACCACACTTGTCAATTTGAGAAAGATAAAAAGAGTGGCTCCTTCCTTAAGGGGAATGATGTTTATTGAGCTTAAGAACGGATTGAAGGATAATATTTCAAGGAAATACTTATCCGATTTTAAGGAAGCTCTTAACTTATGA
- a CDS encoding TrmJ/YjtD family RNA methyltransferase: protein MKNKNKSSDRGKVKEIVEDEETKRLKENIYIVFVECESPGNVGFLARTMGNFGLHKLVLINPCTLKDEAYYQAMHARETVENALIYDTVEDFVKDNEIDFIVGSTGAPGGSYNLSRIPIKPEELGKSMNYNDKIAILFGREGNGLTNAEIEMCDITVSIPTDPSYPIMNISHAAAVIIYEVFKNRNNYPVEGLEESTALEKEYLLSDMEKLISTLSIPDHKKKNGLKVFRNIINRAFITGREAHTLKGILRRLNKKIEEENNDK, encoded by the coding sequence ATGAAAAACAAAAACAAATCAAGCGATAGAGGCAAAGTTAAGGAAATAGTTGAGGATGAAGAAACTAAACGCCTAAAGGAAAACATTTATATTGTTTTTGTAGAATGTGAATCTCCTGGAAATGTTGGATTTTTAGCAAGAACCATGGGTAACTTCGGACTCCATAAATTAGTTCTAATCAACCCATGCACCCTTAAGGATGAAGCTTATTATCAAGCTATGCATGCAAGGGAAACTGTTGAAAATGCATTGATTTATGATACCGTTGAAGACTTTGTAAAAGACAATGAAATTGACTTTATTGTCGGTTCAACAGGAGCCCCTGGGGGAAGTTATAACCTCTCAAGGATTCCAATAAAACCGGAAGAACTTGGAAAGTCAATGAACTACAACGATAAGATAGCCATTCTCTTTGGAAGGGAAGGAAACGGATTGACCAATGCAGAAATAGAAATGTGTGACATCACTGTAAGCATTCCAACTGACCCAAGTTATCCTATAATGAACATTTCACATGCCGCTGCAGTTATCATTTATGAAGTCTTTAAAAACAGAAACAATTATCCAGTTGAAGGATTGGAAGAAAGCACTGCACTTGAAAAGGAATATTTGTTAAGTGATATGGAAAAGCTAATCAGCACATTATCCATTCCCGATCATAAAAAGAAAAACGGATTGAAAGTGTTCAGGAATATCATCAATCGAGCTTTCATTACTGGAAGAGAGGCACATACATTAAAAGGCATTTTAAGACGATTGAATAAAAAGATAGAAGAAGAAAACAATGATAAATAA
- a CDS encoding HEAT repeat domain-containing protein: MRTITKDKESWKANVDFVALKLNEDYSVAVKAKALWLLGETGLKYPEEIEPHINDIAGYLENDESELRERSANAIGRIGRADKDLIIDYIDTLMKLKYDKTENVRHAFIWTCENIAANAPELFCEKLDIFYEMITDSHEKLRIEAPEMFRVVGKRNPNCVKPYLEKLEYIAENDENQTVHIHSAGAIRITKKALEEI, encoded by the coding sequence TTGAGAACCATTACAAAGGATAAGGAAAGCTGGAAAGCAAATGTAGATTTTGTTGCACTTAAATTAAATGAGGATTATTCTGTTGCTGTAAAGGCAAAGGCATTATGGCTTCTTGGAGAAACGGGTTTGAAATATCCTGAAGAAATAGAACCACATATCAATGACATTGCAGGTTACCTTGAAAATGATGAATCCGAATTGAGGGAAAGGTCAGCCAATGCAATTGGAAGGATAGGAAGAGCTGACAAAGATTTGATAATCGATTATATTGACACATTGATGAAACTGAAATATGACAAAACCGAAAATGTCAGACATGCATTTATTTGGACTTGTGAAAACATAGCTGCCAATGCTCCAGAACTGTTTTGTGAAAAGCTTGACATATTTTATGAAATGATTACAGACAGCCATGAAAAGCTTAGGATAGAAGCTCCTGAAATGTTTAGAGTGGTTGGAAAAAGAAACCCCAATTGCGTAAAGCCTTACTTGGAGAAACTGGAATACATTGCAGAAAATGATGAAAACCAAACCGTCCACATTCACAGTGCCGGTGCAATTAGAATTACCAAAAAGGCATTGGAAGAAATTTAA
- a CDS encoding zinc ribbon domain-containing protein produces the protein MHLIDLNGGVRIETNNIRYFYRNIVKSGKKYRIKYNNKDYGEFSKLSDALYERDCLFYCKFDYDLLVECDLPNKYENMDLPPFPESRPRGRIEGNLKFKKDLEGEIVFNHKERKFCVIRGEENYGQYDTMVEAYFVKKTLMEHDWDRACLIQNRKIREDIFLNQKVKSTKPQLPKYCPQCGNRVKEEDTVCKICGIKLHGK, from the coding sequence TTGCATCTAATCGACTTGAATGGAGGTGTTAGGATAGAAACTAATAATATAAGATATTTTTACAGAAATATTGTAAAGTCAGGTAAGAAATATCGTATCAAATATAACAATAAGGATTACGGAGAATTCAGTAAACTATCCGATGCACTCTATGAAAGGGATTGCTTGTTTTATTGCAAGTTTGACTATGATCTTCTTGTGGAATGCGACTTGCCGAACAAGTATGAAAATATGGATCTTCCCCCATTTCCTGAAAGTCGCCCAAGGGGACGTATTGAAGGAAACCTGAAATTTAAAAAAGACCTTGAAGGGGAAATCGTATTCAACCATAAGGAACGTAAGTTCTGTGTTATAAGAGGGGAAGAAAATTACGGCCAATATGATACTATGGTTGAAGCTTATTTTGTAAAAAAGACACTAATGGAACATGATTGGGATAGAGCTTGTCTCATTCAAAACAGGAAAATCAGAGAAGACATTTTCCTTAATCAGAAAGTCAAGTCAACTAAGCCACAGCTTCCCAAATATTGTCCACAATGCGGTAATAGAGTTAAGGAAGAAGACACAGTATGTAAAATATGCGGTATAAAATTACATGGAAAATAA
- the glyS gene encoding glycine--tRNA ligase has protein sequence MNHEKMFNIARKRGFLWPSFEIYSGVSGFTDYGPLGASLKNNIMQKWRKQYIAGEGFHEIEGPTVMPKEVLKASGHVDNFTDPMTKCLSCGEVFRADHIIEEAIGEDVESLENSQMDEIVKESNIKCPSCGGDLANIWNYNLMFKTEIGAKGDKVGYMRPETAQGIFILFKRLSRFFKNKLPFGAVQLGKAYRNEISPRQGVIRLREFTQAEAEIFLDPEDKTHPKFSQIADEILYLSSQDVQMNDKETLEITAQEALDQGVVSSETLIYQLYLARKFLKELGIPDEVLRFRQHLPGEMAHYALDCWDVECLTDQYGWVEIIGIADRGNYDLTAHSQFSNEELSIYMEYDEPKLVSKTIVKPNLKLFGPAFKGDSPKIKTYIENLSDDEVLALKEQIESEGKFILELDSTFEILEEHLIFEDIEEEVKGERIIPHVIEPSFGIDRILYCTLLHSFKTEEDGFEKEYFKFAKEIAPIQVSVFPLMNKEGLGEIAIDITHKLREAGFTVDNDTSGTIGKRYARADEVGVPIAITVDFDTKEDNTVTIRDRDTEEQERVKIEDLKEVIEAKLQ, from the coding sequence ATGAATCATGAAAAAATGTTTAATATTGCACGTAAAAGAGGTTTCTTATGGCCATCTTTTGAGATTTACTCAGGAGTGTCTGGATTTACAGATTATGGACCTCTTGGAGCAAGCTTAAAGAATAACATCATGCAAAAGTGGAGAAAGCAATACATTGCAGGAGAAGGTTTCCACGAAATTGAAGGACCTACAGTAATGCCTAAAGAAGTATTGAAGGCATCAGGTCACGTTGACAACTTCACTGATCCTATGACCAAATGTCTCTCTTGCGGTGAAGTGTTTAGAGCAGACCACATCATTGAAGAGGCAATCGGCGAAGATGTTGAAAGCTTGGAAAATAGCCAAATGGATGAAATCGTGAAGGAAAGCAATATCAAATGTCCAAGCTGTGGTGGAGACTTGGCAAACATCTGGAACTACAATCTAATGTTCAAGACTGAAATCGGAGCAAAAGGTGACAAAGTAGGATACATGAGACCTGAAACTGCTCAAGGAATTTTCATTCTATTCAAAAGATTATCCAGATTCTTTAAAAACAAGCTCCCATTCGGTGCTGTGCAACTTGGAAAAGCATACAGAAATGAAATCTCACCAAGACAAGGAGTTATTCGTTTAAGAGAATTCACTCAAGCTGAAGCGGAAATATTCCTAGACCCTGAAGACAAGACTCATCCTAAATTCAGCCAAATAGCTGATGAAATATTATACTTATCCTCTCAAGATGTTCAAATGAATGATAAGGAAACCTTGGAAATCACTGCTCAAGAAGCTTTAGACCAAGGTGTCGTGTCCTCTGAAACATTGATCTATCAATTATATCTTGCAAGAAAATTCTTGAAGGAATTAGGAATTCCTGATGAAGTATTGAGATTCAGACAACACTTGCCTGGAGAAATGGCTCACTATGCACTTGACTGCTGGGACGTTGAATGCTTGACTGACCAATACGGTTGGGTTGAAATCATCGGTATTGCAGACAGAGGAAACTATGACCTAACTGCACACAGCCAGTTCAGTAATGAGGAATTAAGCATTTACATGGAATACGATGAACCTAAACTCGTCTCAAAAACTATCGTAAAGCCTAACTTAAAGCTATTCGGACCTGCATTCAAAGGAGATTCTCCAAAAATAAAAACTTACATTGAAAACTTATCAGATGATGAAGTCTTGGCACTTAAGGAACAAATCGAAAGTGAAGGAAAATTCATCCTTGAACTTGACAGCACATTCGAGATTCTTGAAGAGCACTTGATCTTTGAAGATATTGAAGAGGAAGTTAAAGGGGAAAGAATCATTCCTCATGTAATTGAACCTTCATTCGGTATCGACCGTATCCTTTACTGCACATTATTGCATTCATTTAAGACTGAAGAAGACGGATTTGAAAAGGAATACTTCAAGTTTGCAAAAGAGATTGCACCAATTCAAGTAAGTGTCTTCCCATTGATGAACAAGGAAGGTCTCGGTGAAATAGCAATTGACATCACTCACAAACTTCGTGAAGCGGGTTTCACTGTAGACAATGACACTTCAGGAACCATTGGAAAAAGATATGCTCGTGCAGATGAAGTAGGTGTTCCAATAGCTATTACAGTAGACTTTGATACAAAAGAAGACAATACTGTTACAATAAGAGATAGGGACACTGAAGAACAAGAAAGAGTAAAAATAGAAGATTTAAAAGAAGTTATTGAAGCAAAACTTCAATAA
- the tfrB gene encoding fumarate reductase (CoM/CoB) subunit TfrB translates to MITVYVKRFNRETDEEAHIESYEIEEYPGMKVLDALEEINRKYDADISFRSSCLAGQCGSCGVKINGNGALACKAEISDNVLIEPLDFPVIKDLIVDRSSADEKVKQLQLSLDCDSETSHEKLKPEDIKDTKKVRSCIECYTCLSSCPVVKHFNEEFLGPYYLRYISKFDFDPRDEYDRLIEALDSGMYSCTSCGKCGEICPKNINSFGDAIEKLRAMAYAGNLGPLDAHKVFKDNVVASGRSVSKPEEPFIETIHKKWDEEGKYYTDDNEDKEKVALFTGCMVDYRAQEVGYALLDVLKANNIEIDIPEGQVCCGSPLLRTGQVDVVQELVDKNKEIFKDYDKVITICAGCGATLKNDHPKYGSNLNVQDISEFLIDKLDTSKMKEVDTKVTWHDPCHLSRGQGIREEPRKIIEMIPGVEFEELELPNQCCGAGGGIKSGKPEIALGLAKDKAEMVKATGADYVTTICPFCQINIQDGLNEIGLENVKILNLIQLLKMAYDE, encoded by the coding sequence ATGATTACCGTTTATGTAAAAAGATTCAACAGAGAAACTGATGAGGAAGCTCATATTGAATCTTATGAAATTGAAGAATATCCTGGAATGAAAGTGCTTGATGCATTGGAAGAGATCAACAGAAAATATGATGCTGACATAAGCTTTAGAAGCTCATGCCTTGCAGGACAATGCGGTTCCTGCGGAGTGAAAATCAATGGAAACGGTGCACTTGCATGTAAGGCAGAAATTAGTGATAATGTATTGATTGAACCATTGGATTTCCCAGTCATAAAGGATTTGATTGTGGATAGAAGTTCAGCTGATGAAAAGGTAAAGCAATTGCAGTTAAGCTTGGATTGTGACAGCGAAACTTCCCATGAAAAGCTTAAGCCTGAAGACATCAAGGATACCAAAAAGGTTAGAAGCTGCATTGAATGTTATACCTGTTTATCCAGTTGTCCGGTGGTAAAGCACTTCAATGAAGAATTCCTCGGACCTTACTACTTAAGATACATCTCCAAGTTTGACTTTGATCCAAGAGATGAATATGACAGATTGATAGAAGCTCTTGACAGCGGAATGTATTCCTGTACAAGCTGTGGAAAATGTGGGGAAATCTGTCCTAAAAACATCAACAGCTTTGGGGATGCAATCGAAAAACTCAGAGCAATGGCTTATGCTGGAAATCTTGGACCTCTTGATGCTCATAAGGTCTTCAAGGATAATGTTGTAGCAAGCGGAAGAAGCGTGAGCAAACCTGAAGAGCCATTCATTGAAACAATCCATAAGAAATGGGATGAAGAAGGCAAATATTATACTGATGATAATGAAGATAAGGAAAAAGTTGCATTATTCACAGGATGTATGGTGGATTACAGAGCCCAAGAGGTAGGATATGCACTACTTGATGTATTAAAGGCAAACAACATTGAGATAGACATTCCAGAAGGACAAGTCTGTTGCGGTTCACCTCTTTTAAGGACAGGCCAAGTTGATGTAGTCCAAGAGCTTGTAGACAAGAACAAGGAGATCTTCAAGGATTATGATAAAGTTATCACTATCTGTGCAGGTTGTGGGGCAACCCTCAAAAATGACCATCCTAAATACGGTTCAAATCTCAATGTTCAAGATATCAGTGAGTTCCTCATTGACAAGCTTGATACAAGCAAAATGAAGGAAGTGGATACCAAAGTGACTTGGCATGATCCGTGCCATTTGTCAAGGGGGCAAGGCATTAGAGAAGAGCCAAGAAAAATCATTGAAATGATTCCTGGAGTTGAATTTGAAGAACTTGAACTTCCTAACCAATGCTGTGGTGCAGGTGGAGGAATCAAATCTGGAAAACCTGAAATCGCTTTAGGGCTTGCTAAAGACAAAGCAGAGATGGTTAAAGCAACAGGTGCAGATTATGTTACTACAATCTGTCCATTCTGTCAAATCAACATCCAAGACGGTTTGAACGAAATTGGTCTTGAAAACGTAAAAATATTAAATCTTATTCAATTGCTTAAAATGGCTTATGACGAATAG